The DNA sequence CTAATAAGTCATATAGAAGGAAATTGTTTATACAGTGAcccctaaagctgaactctagccagGAATAAAAGATTATCATTATGTAGGCGCTTTCTCACCTTCTAGTTCCTCCATGACCCCCCCCCCTAATATGTCCCCTATTATTCATGTATTATTACGCTCTGTTTTCTCACTATGGAGAAATGGCTCCCAACCACTTAACCTCCATCATGTATTTTTCTGAAGGGAACAGTGAGGAGCTGATGTTACAGCTCATTTTTGAGTAGGCGTACAATCTCTGCAGCCCTTGGCCATGACCTGCTTACATGGGATTGGAAAATGATGAAGAACCTAGAGTTCAGCTTAAGTTTCTGGAATCAGACATACAGTGAAATGATAAATATGGAGCTAGAAGCCCCTTAACTTTACCTTTGATGATTAATCTGGTTCCTCCCCCATACTGAATTTTATCTTCATCTTGATTGTTACCTTCACACAGTTTGAccaccaaaaagcagtgaaatgaagTGTTGTCTGCCTTCATCACATCCTTTATCATTAGATTAGTCATCCCTGTTATGGATGTTCGATGTTTATATGTAGAGTGAACCATTTCCTCGTAGGGGTGGTAGGCATATGGTCCGGTTACATTCCCCACTCTCCAATATACATTGACCCGCAGAACATCTCTCTCTGTATACCGACCACTAGGAAGGGTGTAGGAGCAGGAAAGGAGCACTGAATGTCCTTCTTGTACTGAGATCTCATTAGTTGGctgatcccaggatgattggtaaTCTAGAGGAAAAAAGTTGAAATTAACCAATGTAAAACAGCAAAATCCAGTCCTGgttttacttaaaggggttgtacaccctcatggtttttcaccttaatgcatcaaggtgaaaaaccttctgtagtactgcaaacccccccccccccccagtgcccctgTTTTACTTGTCTGAACCCGATTTTCTTCTCCCCGggcacaagcacaccagctctagctggtgtctcgtgtcctgattggatagattgatagcagcacagccattggctcctgctgctgtcaatcgaattcaatgacgcggggggcggggctgagtccagctttttgtgtcaatagatgcaggagcaggacttgggagcacgcccgcacaggTGTCGATTCAGGGAGGAGTTactagcaccgctgagggacctcagaaaaggaggattggggccactctgtgcaaaactaactgcacagtggaggtaactatgacatgtttgttatttaaaaaaaaagggtttagtaaccctttaacaaGCTCTAGTTTCTAGGTGCTTTGTGGCTTTTTGTACTCGcatcttgatttactaaaggcaattgaaCTGTTCACTGTTAAGCTTACTCCTAGCgtaggtggtcaggcactatagctggccTCTGTGTTCTTCTCCTCTAGCAGCCCCCTCTcccataagacaagcaggcctactggtacttggttgcccccaggtcttatacacaatgctatagtgcctggccacaatACTGGGGCAGGTGTGGATGTCAGACAGGCAGAGTGATCAGTGACAGTCTGGGTCCAGGACAGGCTGAGTTCTGAGCATAGTTGATATCTGATCCAAAGTCGTCAAAACTATCAGACAGCCCAGATAAACAAGGAGCTTGGAGCATGTGTTACAACGCTGTACAAAGCATGAGACTGCAGTCTTGGCTGGCCTAAATTGGGTTTGTTCTatacccagagactggccacatcaatcaccttgcagattGACAAGCAGACAAGGAGATTGCATCACAGCAAAAACCAGGAAGCTGGTATAGGACCAACAGCTGTTGTGGAACTGGAGCGTTACACGCTCCTGACATTCAATTTGCAAAAGAAGTTGCACTTTGTAAAAGAATTTactccaaagcttagtgaatgcgaTGAAATTTCGTTTTGTGAAGAATACTCAATCgggtgcaagaaaaatttaaaaaacctgtgtTTTTGATGGCACGTGATTGCATGGTGGAAgtgaacagagcttcacctcagttactaagctctggggaaaatttccttgcaaagtgcaactgcccttgcaaagtgaacagcctatttgccttcagtGAATCAAGCCCAAAGCCTCAGAAAGCACTATAGGCAGTGGGTGAGCACAATAGCTAGTCTTTTTAGGAGCTCAGAAATTGCAGGCTCCATATTTCTTTCAGCACCCCTTGAACGTAACAAAAAGTTTGTCCAGCTcaaattttgtgtgtgttttggatagagtgggtttTTAGGTTTTTCCCCCAATTTGCGTCATGCTGACAGTGCTGATACCAGactagaagtgaagggaaatcggcAACAAGAAGACAGACAAATATGAGCGAGGTTCTATTCTTCctctactctactaaagaaaagtaTTTTAATTCTGTCAGCTTTAATattggagagttcccctcacttcttgtctgGGGAAATGTTCTCAGCAGGATAAGAAATGAGGGCAAAGGAAAGAATAGTGTTCTGTATTCGTACCTGCAACAATCAGCATTGTAAATTGTTTGCTTTCCAATGTTTCTCCtgtggtagaggtagagatgacaCAACAAAAACTTTGCTGATCATATAATTTAATATTAAGAATGCGCAGTGAGACGTCTTGCGTGAAATTAACCACAGAGTACCGACCATATTGGTGTGCTTTACTCCATTCTTGTATGCGTGTATCAGTACACATATTGTGTTCTTTGGCATAATACCAAGTGACCTTTGTGAGAGTCGATGCATCCTTGGAGTAAAAACACGGGATGATGACCTCTTCGCCTGAAACAGCCATAACTTCATCTAGCTGAGTGATATAATCTGTACCTAAACAAAGAAAATGGGTTAGAGGGaacgtatgtgtatgtgtgtgtgtatatatatatatatatatatatatatatatagcctgagCACTGAGCAGAGAGGATCATATTTTTGTAGAGTAGGGTCTGCCCAGTGATTGTTGAAGAATTTTGGACTCTGAGTCCTGGGATTAGTACTTGTGGAGAGAAGATAGCCAGCTCCGGGTTCCCCTTATCCCTTTCTAGGGTAGCCACTGGGAGGTGGGCACACCAGAGGTGACAAGGTTAAATCGATTTATGTGAAATACCTCCAGTAAAAGAGGAAACATGCttgcaggcaggtgcagtctgctgtctccactgcaggtggcactcacaGCAGCAATGCAGAGGCAGATGAAGTCAtggggaacagggttcctctatggtttcctgagtcacatTTTGCTATCACCAGTTGCGTTGGATTTTTTTGAACAGTGAATGGACTGTATATATAATGCATGTCAGTTTGTGGATCAAGCAAATAGCACTTTGCACATAGCACTTTTGTAGTGCATGGGAACACGTTTGTGAATattttgagcacaattatattggatgtattttatgaCAGATGTTATTTGAGTATtaatgcatatattttttatttgtcgcACAGAGTCACTTTTTACTCTTAATTAACATTAAGTTGTGGCACTAATTATAGCACTTCATGCATGTGATCTTATAACGGCAATTAATAGAGTGTGGATATATGGATAAGTAGAGAAacaaattttttaaccacttccggaccgccacacgctgatgtacgtccaaactttgaagggggggatatcgttgttatggcagcagctagctgccataaccccggtatccctgttttcgtgcggcggtcctctttctgataaaagtggtccctgcggcggattcgccgcaagatcacttttatcggtggcgggagaggggccccctcccgccgcgatccggtgccctccgccgcttaccggagccgtcggtagcggcggaggcgatcgcgtccgtctccctcctgtgcctggagacgagtatggctaagatggtgcccacttgtctccatgacactgctgcctcttaaaggcatatttttttcatgtcattttttttttttattgcattttagtgtaaatatgagatctgaggtctttttgaccccagatctcatatttaagaggtcctgtcatgcttttttctattacaagggatgtttacattaggaataaataataataataggaataaaagtgacaccatttttattttttttttaaacagtgtaaaaataaataaaataatgtaaaataaataataaaaataaaaaaaaatgtttaaagaccccccgtcccgacgaactcgcgcgcagaagcgaatgcgtacgccagtagcacccgcatatgaaaacggtggtcaaaccacacatgtgaggtatcaccgtgacaggtagagcgagagcaataattctagccctagacctcctctgtaacgcaaaacatgcaaactgtagaattttttaaatgtcgcctatggagatttttaagggtaaaagtttgacgccattccacgagcgggcgcaattttgaagcgtgacatgttgggtatcaatttacttggcgtaacattatatttcacaatataaaaaaaattgggctaactttactgttgtcttatttttttatacgaaaaagtgcattttttccaaaaagaccgctgggcaaatacagtgcaaaaaaaagtattgcaacgaccgccattttattctctagggtgttagaaaaaaaaacatatataatgtttgggggttctaagtaattttctagcaaaaaaaacgtttttaaacatgtaaacacctaaattccaaaacgaggctggtccttaagtggttaatagttcACATGCTGCACTATAATTGAGCACAGAGTTACACTAATTTGAGTCAGTGGTGTCATTATATTATTTCTTATGTGGTTTACTACAGAGATAGTCTATcgtgtggtgtgtatatatatatatatatatatgtgtgtgtaaaaaacACAAAGGCATATTTTTTAGCACAGCACTTTTTCTGTTATCATCTACAATATAGTTTTATAAGGTGAATAAACAGGGGGCTAGGATATTAGGAAAGGCTCTTTTTTATTATAGGTATGTCATTCTGTACAAGTGACCCTGTGCTGACAGGATGACTTTAAAACATTGGGTTGTGAAGCATTTCTATTGGAAGTGGCCAACCTGAGATTTGGTGGAGCCTGGGGAGAGCCACGGGCCTTGGTGTTCTCCTACATgcggatagatagatagagagagagatagagagatagatagagagagatagagagatagatagatagatatatagctacagggctttttttctcagagaattggtgcaggaactCCCCATCACTTCTTGACTATGCCCCTACCCacttctgagcaccatcccttggttcttccccctaccccaccccccaccccccgtttcaccccttttagagaatatagagccaagtatcatttagTCTTGCTACgtaaatttgtatggaatttgttaatgataacaaggaaagcagtaaaatagatccaccccagccaGCAGTAATAGACTACCCTAGCAACAATATATTCCCTTAGTAgcaatggacccccacaacaaaataccaccccagtgACAACAGACCCCTGGGagcaacaacaaatctcccagcaaccagcaacaatagaccctcactcaatagtagatcccttccagcaacaattgaccccagaGCAACataagcaccccccagcacatcccagcactccttgccattgcatacatcagtgctggaggtgctgaaggagccggaactgcgttcccccacattcccactgaaaaaaaagccatagatagatagatagatagatagatgaataaTTTACCTGTAAACTGCAGAAGAGTGCCCTGTATGCTATCCTTAAATACATAATTATGACTCATATTGTATAGTTGACAGCAAAATCTTTGCCTCTTTGTAGACTCTAGCCCTGTAATTGTGATATATTCTGTCCGATTCCTGTTCGGATCCTTTTCTCTGTAGAGTCTTCCCTTATATTTCTCTGTAACTTTTCCAGAAGATGAAATGATTATGTCCTTGCCAGATGAGCAATATTCTCCATCGGTCTCCCCCCAAATAACCCGTACATCTTCATTTGGTTTCCTAGGGTTGGCGTATGAACATGGAATGGTAACAGATCCTCCAGACTGCACTGTGCGAGTTTTGACCTGATGAACACACACGGGAGATCCTGTGATCCCTAAAATTAGAAGACAACACAAGATTTAATATCAGTAATAAAAAAAGAGGTGATTTTTTTTCAGTGTTCTTTTAGACATCCAAGAAGAGATCAGCTTGATGTAAATGATCttattaatgttaatgtataaaatCCTATACGGGGGAAGTCATATTTGCTCAAGTACCCAGGCTTTACTACCTGCTTTGCAATCCTACAGCGTGCTTGTTCCTGTATGCAGTGTAGGACACAACCATGTTTGCTGCTGCTATTCCCTCCCTGTCACTGGTAGCTTATATAACAAGACATCtttctaaatgcttgtagctccctcgaaTTCCAGGGCTCAtagccatgttacatagttacatagttacatagtaaggttgaataaagacaccagtccatccagttcaacctgagtgagtacacactcgcatcaatccctaccctcaaggagcccacaatccaaggttcccaactcacattcatatactgtatatactgtatatgtatatgggtcctccagttcccagagtttTGGGAAACCATGAACTTGAATTCAAAATAACATTACTCCAAGTGTCCCCCAGGCTCACACCTCCCAAAGAGCAGtgctcccttaaaagccagggcccatagtcagtaggcaacggggtagcctgcagtcccctccaaaagcctatgTCCTGGTTGAGTCTCTCACATGAACCTCTTAGCATTGTGTGGCACTTGAATTTcaaattttgttacattacaatgAACTACtggcaatagttacatagttagtcaggttgaaaaaagacacaagtccatctatttcaaccaaaaaaaataaaaatacaatctcatatacacaattcACCCAcatttatccagaggaaggcaaaaaccacagcagagcatgctccaatttgctacagcaggggaaaaaattcctccctgatcccccgagaggcaatccgattttccctggatcaactttacctataaatgttggtacccaattatattatgtacatttaggaaagaatccaggccttttttaaagcaatctactgagctggccagaaccacctctggagggagtctattccacattttcaccacccttactgtgaagaaacatttccgtatttggagattaaatcttttttcctctagatgtaaagagtgcccccttgtcctctgtgatgaccttaaagtgaataactcaacaccaagttcactatatggaccatttatgtatttgtacatgttgatcatatccccccttaatctcctcttctcaggagagaataatttcagttcctctaatcttccctcatagctgagctcctccatgcctcttatcagtttggttgcccttctctgcactttctccagttccccaatatcctttttgagaattggtgcccaaagctgaactgcatattcgatatgaggtcttactaatgatttgtacagggttatatctctctctggagtccatacctctcttaatacaagaaagcactttgcttgctttggaaaccgcagcttggcggtcatggtaatgttatttttgctgGTCAAAGTGATTCTAGTAAACTTTGATCAAAAACCCTTTTATTCAAACTAAAATTAATTAGGATTTGGTGCTTCTGCTGCACAGTAAATAAACCAAGCTAAttgtaaatgtagcaccctggtgtttaggtagGGTTGCTCCTAAAgttacctgccaggtgtagctgccttggctaattgttgaggatccattgatttcactctaagtctgtaatttctgcacttttcttttttgccgctaggtggctgggtacctggtggcattagatatgagaagggcaatgcaaggtaagattatgggtatatggggtatcctaGACAACGGGCAGGGGTTTACGTAAATCCCTTTTCCTGGTGGGAAAGCCTatctatttgggtggagtcagatgatcagtgttctgtgccacctgggcgtctgtctgggtggacatgtgttatattgcccaggctgctaggccggagattgggcctatcccaggcatatctgtctgctaggctgtctgagggcctatccagaagcaagagagcagcacagggttgggattgcggcttgcagtccaaccagaagtgacgcttctgccggccagagaacctgacgTGGTCAGAGCAGAGtagggtagaggggaagctgtcaccacttagggaccaaccaccttactaccagggaccacagtgagtaactgaagcaagtactggagcagtattctcaccaaccagggatagtgaagaatcaggaaacttccatgggtatcaagtcagggacccagccagtagaGGTaaagcttgcagagcagccttatgtgtcaagccagggaccgagcgggccagtggggtgaagcttgagaagaatcttgagtgccaagctagggatccgCTAGAgaggcaggggtgatgcttgaggaagatactaccgtgaagattggaggagcttaagggattcagtggcagtctagtgagagactgggagctattttgcattcaagaagtgtctggcgcccaatcaatCTACAGTACCTTGCATTACATCCactatatacagaaggatgtcagctatctttggccctggaggttctcattataTGCTGGTGCTGGAATGTTTTAACATGAATTATGTGACCTGCTTGGTGTCTGAAGTTGACTGT is a window from the Aquarana catesbeiana isolate 2022-GZ linkage group LG03, ASM4218655v1, whole genome shotgun sequence genome containing:
- the LOC141134743 gene encoding uncharacterized protein, which produces MRLFIFLSLFFLGITGSPVCVHQVKTRTVQSGGSVTIPCSYANPRKPNEDVRVIWGETDGEYCSSGKDIIISSSGKVTEKYKGRLYREKDPNRNRTEYITITGLESTKRQRFCCQLYNMSHNYVFKDSIQGTLLQFTGTDYITQLDEVMAVSGEEVIIPCFYSKDASTLTKVTWYYAKEHNMCTDTRIQEWSKAHQYGRYSVVNFTQDVSLRILNIKLYDQQSFCCVISTSTTGETLESKQFTMLIVADYQSSWDQPTNEISVQEGHSVLLSCSYTLPSGRYTERDVLRVNVYWRVGNVTGPYAYHPYEEMVHSTYKHRTSITGMTNLMIKDVMKADNTSFHCFLVVKLCEGNNQDEDKIQYGGGTRLIIKDTEYITQLDEVMAVSGEEVIIPCYYSKNTSTLTKVTWYYAKEHTTCTDTRIQEWSNAHQYGRYSVVNFKQDVSLRIHNIKLYDQQSFCCVISTSNKGETLESKQFTMLIVADYQPSWDQPTNEISVQEGHSVLLSCSYTLPSDQYTERDVLRVNVYWRVGNVTGLYAYHPYQEMVHSTYRHRTSITGMTNLMIKGVTKADNTSFYCFVVVKLCKGDNQCEDKIQYGGGTKLNINEPPQMSHIGRETLILAAYLAVKFFFTVILVVLGCVYGRAKSTKRST